The window ACCTGACCGTGCGGACCGTGGAGAACATGACCCGGGTGAAGATCGACCACTACCTGGAGGTCGACTTCACCAGCTTCATGAAGACGGTCGATGCGATGGGCGGCGTGGAGATCTGCACGGCCAAGACCATGCGCGACCGCAACACCGGCCTCGACCTGCTGCCCGGCAGCCACCGCCTCAGCGGCGGACAGGCCCTGCAGTACGTGCGCTCGCGCCATGTCGACGGGGCCTCCGACCTCGGCCGGATGCAGCGTCAGCAGCGGTTCATCGCCGCCCTGATCAAGCAGGCGACCGGGGGTGGCGTACTGCTGAACCCGGTGAAGTTCAAGGAGGTCAGCGCCACCCTCCTCGGCTCGGTCCGGGCCGACAAGGACTTCGGCTCGGAGCAGATGCTGGCCCTCGGACAGGCGATGCGCGACTTCACCCCGTCCTCCTCGGAATTCGCCTCGGTGCCCATCGGCAGCCCCTCCTTCCCCGTCAAGGGCATCGGATCCACCGTGAAGTGGGACGAGCCGAAGGCGGCCAAGCTGTTCGAGGCGCTGCGCGAGGACCGGCCGCTGGCCCCGGCCCGGCCCGGGCGCACCGGTGGCGGCCCGCCCGCGGCGGTGCCGGTGGACGTGCCCCCGCGCCAGGTCCGGGTCCAGGTGGAGAACGGCACCCGGATCGACGGGCTGGGCGGGCGGGTCGACGCCGCCCTGCGCGCCACCGGCTTCGACACCACACGGGCCCCGGGCAACGGCGCCAGCCGTGAGGTCAGGCGCACGGTGGTCACGTACGACCCGCGCTGGGACCGCTCCGCGCGTTCGGTGGCGACGGCGCTGCCGGGCAGCGAGCTGCGGGCGGTCGCCGGCCAGGGCCGGACGGTGGTGGTGATCGCGGGCGCCGACTACCGCAAGGTGGTGCCGGTGCGCGCGGAGGACCCCTACCAGGGCGCCTTCGGGGTGGTCACCGGCGACCAGGTGGTCTGCGGGAACCGAGGGGCCGCGGAGGCCCCCTGAGCGACGTCAGTCGTCGAAGCCCTGGGCCGCACGCTCCTCGCGCAGCGCCATGATCGCCTGGCGGCGGGCGAGCCGGTGGGTGCGGCGGATCTGCGCCTCCTGGTAGCGCCGCTCGTCGCGCTCCGTCTCCGGGAGGACCGGCGGGACCTGGCGGGGCTTGCCCTCGGCGTCCACCGCCGCGAAGACGAGGTAGGCGCTGCCGACCTGGGTGGCGGGGGTGGACTCGTTCCACCGCTCCGCGAGGACGCGTACGCCGATCTCCATGGAGGAGCGGCCGGTCCAGTTGCACTGGGCCTTCACGTGGACGAGGTCGCCCACGCGCACGGGCGCGAGGAAGGCCATTTCGTCCATGGAGGCGGTGACCGCCGGGCCGCCCGAGTGGCGGCCGGCCACGGCGCCCGCCGCGTCGTCCACCAGCTTCATGATCACGCCACCGTGCACCGTACCGAGGAGGTTGGTGTCGTTGGCGGTCATGATGTGGCTCAGGGTCGTCCGGGAGGCTGCCGTCGGCTTCCCGGGCAGCTCGCCCGGTATCTGTGTCATACGGACACCTTAGTTGGCCCCTGGAGGCATCAGCTCTGCAACAGCAGCGGAACGGAATGCGGACCGGGCTGTCGGACGACGCCGGTGGCCAGGCATCCTAGGGCGCATGAATGACTGGCCAGAAGGTCGTGACGACGCGTACGGACGCGGCAGCGCGCAGCCGCAGCCCGACGGTGTGCAGCGGATGCGGCACATCCAGCGGCAGCCGCAGCCGCAGCAGCCGGCGCGGCCCCCGCAGCCCCCGCGCCCGCAGCGGCCGGCGGGCCCGCCGCCCACCCGCGGCGTACCCCCGCAGCAGGGGGGCAGCCACGACACGTACGGCGGTTACGACAGCGGCTACAACACCGGCCAGGTCTACGGGAACCCCGCGGGCGGCCCTCCCGGCGGGCCGGGAGGGCCCGGCGGGCCGTCCGGACCCGGCCGCCCCGGGCGGGCGCCCGGTCCCGCCCCGGACTGGCGCAGGCGGATCAAGGTCGGCTCGATCGTGCTGGTCTCGGCGCTGCTGGTGACCTCGGTCTCCACCTACTTCTGGGCCGACTCCAAGGTGCGCCGCGAGGTGGACCTCTCCAAGGTCATCGAGCGCCCGAAGGAGGGCGACTGCACGACGTACCTGATCGTGGGCTCCGACAGCCGCGAGGGCATGTCCGCCGAGGAGAAGAAGAAGCTGCACACGGGTTCGGCCGAGGGCAAGCGGACCGACTCGATGATGATCCTGGCGAAGTGCTCCAGCGGGAACACCATGATCTCGCTGCCCCGCGACTCGGACGTGGAGATCCCCTCCTTCGTGGGCTCTCAGTCCGGCAAGACCTTCCCCGCGCAGGGGCGCCGGGTCAAGCTCAACGCGGCATACGCGGAGGACGGCCCCGAGCTGCTGGTGCGGACGGTGGAGCACAACACGGGCCTGCGCATCGACCACTACGCGGAGATCGGCTTCGCCGGCTTCGCGAACATCGTGGACGCGCTGGGCGGTGTGGAGCTGAACATCGAGGAGGGCTTCAAGGACGAGAAGTCGGGCGCCGACTTCAAGGCCGGCAAGCAGACCCTCAACGGCGAGCAGTCGCTGGCCTTCGTACGGACCCGGTACGCCTTCGCCGAGTCCGACCTGCAGCGGACGAAGAACCAGCAGAAGTTCCTGTCGGCGCTGGCCAGTCAGGCCGCGACGCCTTCGACGATCCTCAACCCGTTCGCGCTCTACCCGATGCTGGGCGCGGGCCTGGACACGCTCATCGTGGACAAGGACATGGGCCTGTACGACATGGGCCAGATGTTCTTCGCGATGAAGGGGGTCAACGGCGGTGACGGGGTGTCGATGAACATGCCGATCTCCGGCCAGCGCGGCGGCAACCTCGTCTGGGACAAGGCGAAGGTGCAGCAGCTGGTGAAGCAGATCCAGAACGACGAGAAGGTCACCGTCCGCGGCAACTGACGGCGGCGGGGCGGTGATGACGGCGGCCCGGCGGGCCGCCGTCCCGTCGGTCCGCCCCGTCCTGCGCGCTCCCCGCTTCCCGGATCAGGCGTCCGGGGAGAACCGGATGGCGGCGGCGGGCAGCTGCGCCTCGCACCACACGCGGGCGCCGGTGCGCAGTTCGTTGTCGGCTCCCACGGCGGCGCCGTCGCCGACGACGGTGCCCTCCAGGACGGTCCGCGCGCCGATGGAGGCGCCGGCGCCGATCAGGCTGGCGTTCACCTGGGCGTCCGGGCCGATGACGGCGTCGTCGAGGACGATCGAGCCCTGCACGACCGCTCCGGCCTCGATGCGGGCTCGGGCGCCGACGACGGTGCCCCCGGAGAGCTTGGCCCCGGCCGCCACCTGGGCGCCCGGCAGGACCAGGGCCTCGCCGCGGCGTCCGGGGAGGGCCGGGGAGGAGACCACGCCGCGTACGAGGTCGGCGGAGGCCTGGATGATCGACTCGGGCTTGCCGAGGTCCATCCAGTAGGTGTTCTCGGTGACGCCGTGCAGCCTGGCCCCGGAGGCGAGCAGGCCGGGGAAGGTCTCGCGCTCGACGGAGACGGGGCGGCCGGCCGGGATGGAGTCGATCACGCTGCGGCGGAAGACGTAGCAGCCGGCGTTGATCTGGTCGGTGATGATCTCTTCGGGGGTCTGCGGCTTCTCGGTGAAGGCCAGCACCCGCCCCTGGGAGTCGGTGGGGACCAGACCGAAGGCGCGCGGGTCCTCGACCCGGACCAGGTGCAGGGAAACGTCGGCGTCGGCCGCCTCGTGGGACTCGACGAGACCGGCGATGTCCAGGCCGGTGAGGATGTCGCCGTTGAAGACGAGGACGGCGGAGTCCGGGCCGCCGGTCAGGCGCGCTCCGGCGTTGCGGATGGCGCCGCCGGTCCCGAGGGGCTCGTCCTCGACCACGTACTCGAGGCTGAGGCCGAAGTCGGATCCGTCACCGAAGTACGGCTCGAAGACCTCGGCGAGGTAGCAGGTGGCCATCACGATGTGGGTGACACCGGCGGCGGCGGCCCTGGCTATCTGGTGGGCGAGGAACGGGACACCGGCCGTGGGGACCATCGGCTTGGGCGTGTTCACCGTCACGGGGCGCAGGCGCGTCCCTTGTCCGCCGACCAGCAGGATCGCTTCCGTCATTGCGTTCTCCCCAACCGAATTCCGGCGTACGAAGGTCCAAATTTAGCCCATCCGGGGGCGTCCCAAGGCCGGAGCCGGATGGGGGTGACCGGGTGCGCTCCCCGGGGGGCGCGACACCCGGTGTGTCATGAAATGACCGGTGCCGAATGGCCCGTTCGACCGTCAGGCGGTGAACGGATTGGCGTGGCCGGGCAGTTGCTGTCCGGGCTGCAGGAAGCGCTGCCTGCCGGCCGCGTCCCGGACCGGGACGAACCCGGCGTCGGTCAGCCGCTGGGCGATACGCTGCCGGCGGACCGCGCCCAGCTTGAAGGCGCCCCCCAGGAACGCGGCGAGGGCCGCGCCGCCGGCGAGCGCGCCGACCGGCATGCCGACGAGGAGCAGGACGAGGACCAGGGCTCCGCAGGATCCCCAGGCGATCGTCTTCTGCCGCTTGTCCGCGGCCTGGGCCATGACGTCGAGCGTGATCCGGTCCTTCATCAGTGCCACGGATTCCTGCACCTCGGGGAGCGGCTTGAGCGTCCCCGGCCGCATTCCCGGCACGGTCCCGCCGTTGCCCGCCTGCGGGTGGGCGGCGATCGTCGCCGCTTCACGGGCGCGCGCCCCGGGGCTCGGATCCCGGTACATCCGCACCAGGACGAGCGAGTTGTTGTGCCCCGTCCGGTGCGCCCGGTCGTACGCGTAGCCGTACTGCTCCGCGATGTGGGCCAGGGCGGTCACCCGGTTGACCGTCGGCTCCGGGCCGATCTCGACGACGTCCTGGCGGGCGATCTGCCCGAGCAGCGCCGATATCTGGCGTTCCGTGAACATGCTTGTTACCGCCCCACCTGCGCGCCTACGGCTGACAGCCGCACAGCCTAGCCCTCCGCCCCTGCGCGAACTCCCCCGGCGGGCTGCCGGGGGAGTTCACGTCACTGCAGGTCAGGTCGGCGTTACGGCAGGTTGCGGGCCATGACGATCCGCTGGACCTGGTTGGTGCCCTCGTAGATCTGGGTGATCTTGGCGTCGCGCATCATGCGCTCCACCGGGTAGTCACGGGTGTAGCCGTAACCGCCGAGGAGCTGGACGGCGTCCGTGGTGACCTCCATGGCCACGTCGGAGGCGAAGCACTTGGCCGCGGCGCCGAAGAACGTGAGGTCCTCGTGGGCCCCGCCGGCGGAGACGCGCTCGGAGCGGGCGGCGGCCGAGTAGGTCAGCTGGCGGGCGGCCTCGATCTTCATGGCCATGTCCGCGAGCATGAACTGCACGCCCTGGAAGTCGCCGATCGGCTTGCCGAACTGCTTGCGCTCCTGGACGTAGCCCTTGGCGTAGTCCAGGGCGCCCTGGGCGATGCCGAGCGCCTGGGCCGCGATGGTGATGCGGGTGTGGTCCAGGGTCTTCATCGCGGTGGCGAAACCGGTGCCCTCGGCGCCGATCATGCGGTCGGCGGGGATCCGGACGTTGTCGAGGTAGACCTCGCGCGTCGGGGAGCCCTTGATGCCGAGCTTCTTCTCCGGGGCGCCGAAGGAGACGCCCTCGTCGGACTTCTCGACGACGAAGGCGCTGATGCCCTTGGAACGCTTCTCGGGGTCGGTGACTGCCATCACCGTGTAGTACTCGGAGACGCCTGCGTTGGTGATCCAGCGCTTGACGCCGTTGAGCACCCAGAAGTCCCCGTCGCGCACGGCGCGGGTCTTCATGCCTGCGGCGTCGGAGCCCGCGTCCGGCTCGGAGAGCGCGTACGAGAACATCGCGTCGCCCTTGGCCAGGGGGCCCAGGTACTTGGCCTTGAGCTCCTCGGAACCGGAGAGGATCACCGGGAGGGAGCCGAGCTTGTTCACGGCCGGGATGAGGGAGGAGGAGGCGCAGACGCGGGCCACCTCTTCGATCACGATCACGGTGGCGAGGGCGTCGGCGCCCGCACCGCCGTAGGTCTCGGGCACGTGCACGGCGTGCAGGTCGCTGGAGACCAGGGCGTCCAGGGCCTCCTGCGGGAAGCGGGACTCCTCGTCGACCGCGGCCGCGAACGGCAGGATCTTCGCCTCGGCGAGCGAGCGGACCGACTCGCGGAGCATGTCGTGCTCCTCGGCCGGGCGGTACAGGTCGAAGTCGGCAGAACCCGCCAAGATCTCTCACTCCCCAGGGTGATGCGTGATGCTAACTACCGTTAAGTAACCCAAGCTTAGTGGTCCGGTCACGGATGGCGATATGGACGGCCCACGTGAGTTGCGTGACAGCGGGGCACTCCTGGGGAACGTCCCCGCTGGTGGGCCCGACTATGCTCAGTGGCCGCAAACGGCCCCGCACCTCTGGAGCACCCATGGCCCCCCTCAGGATCACTGTGATCGGCACCGGCTACCTCGGCGCGACCCACGCCGCGGCGATGGCGGAGCTGGGCTTCGAGGTGCTCGGTCTGGACGTGGTGCCGGAGAAGATCGAGATGCTGGCCTCCGGCCGCGTCCCCATGTACGAGCCCGGGCTGGAGGAACTGCTGGCCCAGCACGTGGCCGGGCTGCCGGGCTCGACCGGACGGCTGCGGTTCACCACCTCCTGGGAGGAGGTCGGCGCCTTCGGCGACGTCCACTTCGTCTGCGTGAACACTCCGCAGAAGCACGGCGAGTACGCCTGCGACATGTCCTACGTCGACTCCGCGATGGCCTCCCTGGCCCCGCACCTGACCCGGCCGGTGCTGGTCGTCGGCAAGTCCACGGTGCCGGTGGGTTCGGCGCAGCGGCTGGCGGAGAAGCTCACGGAGCTGTCCCCGGCGGGCACAGACGTGGAGCTGGCCTGGAACCCTGAGTTCCTGCGCGAGGGCTTCGCCGTGCAGGACACCCTGCACCCCGACCGGATCGTGATCGGCGTCCAGGGCGAGCGCGGCGAGAAGCTGCTGCGCGAGGTGTACGAGACGCCGATGTCCGAGGGCACCCCGCTGGTGGTCACCGACTTCCCGACGGCCGAGCTGGTCAAGACCGCCGCGAACTCCTTCCTCGCCACCAAGATCTCCTTCATCAACGCCATGGCGGAGGTGTGCGAGGCCGCCGGCGGTGACGTGGTCAAGCTGGCCGAGGCCATCGGCTACGACGAGCGGATCGGCGCGAAGTTCCTGCGCGCCGGGATCGGCTTCGGCGGCGGCTGCCTGCCCAAGGACATCCGGGCCTTCATGGCGCGCGCCGGTGAGCTGGGCGCCGACCAGGCGCTCACCTTCCTGCGCGAGGTCGACTCCATCAACATGCGGCGCCGCGGGCACATGGTCGAGCTGGCCCGGGAGGCCGTGGGCGGTTCGTTCCTCGGCAAGCGGGTCGCCGTGCTCGGGGCCACCTTCAAGCCGGACTCGGACGACGTCCGCGACTCCCCCGCGCTGAACGTGGCCGGGCAGATCCACCTCCAGGGCGGTCAGGTCACCGTCTACGACCCCAAGGGCATGGACAACGCCCGCCGCGTCTTCCCGACCCTCGGCTACGCGGACTCCGCGCTGGCGGCGGCCCGGGGCGCGGAGGTCGTCCTCCACCTCACCGAGTGGCGCGAGTTCCGCGACCTCGACCCGGCGGAGCTCGCCGGTGTGGTCACCGACCGGCTCGTGCTGGACGGCCGCAACGCGCTGGACCCCGAGCGGTGGCGTGCGGCGGGCTGGACCTACCGGGCGATGGGCCGCCCGCGGGCGTAGCCCTCGGGCCGGGCGGGGGTGCGGATCCCTGGTGCCGGTGCGGCGCCGTTGCGGGGGCGCTGCCCCCGGACCCCCGCGCCTCATTCGCCGGCGGGGCCGGCTAGCGGCGGTGGCCGGCGGCGCGGGCGGTGAATTCCGCGTCGCGCACCACACGCTGGGCGTTGCCCCAGGTCAGCAGGGCCACCTCGGACTCCGGCCAGCCACGCTCCAGCAGCTCCGCGATCAGCCGCGGGTAGCCCGAAGGGTCGGTCAGGCCCGTCGGGCGGGGGTGGCCCGGTCCGGTGCCGAAGGCGGCGCCGAGTCCGACGCCGTGCGGGCCCGCGATCGCCCGTACGTGGTCCAGGTGGTCCGCCACCGCGTGCAGGGAGTCCCCGGTGCGCGCCGTGTCGAAGGTGACCATCGCGAGGCCGTTCGCCTCCCGCAGCTCGGCCAGGACCTCGTCGGTCGCGTTGCCCGGATGCGGGTTCAGCGAGGCCGCCGCCGTGTTCGAGATGATCACCGGGGCCTTGGAGGCCCCCGCGACCTGGCGGGCGACCGCCGGCGGGCAGCCCGTGAGGTCCAGCAGGATCGCCAGCCGGTTCGCCTCTCGGACCACCTCGTGGCCGAAGGCCGTCAGCTCCTCCAGGGCCCAGGGCGCCCCGGCGGGCGCGAGGGTCCGTACGCCCAGCGCGTGGAAGGCGCGCAGCGCCCCCAGGGAGTCGGTCAGCGTGCGGCCGGGCACGGGGCCCAGGAACGAGGCGATCCGGCCCCGGTTGCGGGCGTCGGCCATGTCGGCGGCGCTGAGCGCCAGGCACAGGCCGTCGGGGTAGCGGCGCATCAGGGTCAGCGCCGTGTCGATCTGGTCCAGCGTGTCGGAGAGCACCTGTTCACCGGCGGCGTCCTCGCGTGCCCGGCCGCCCGGCGGCACGAGCAGGGACCAGAACTGGGCCCCCACTCCCCCGGCGCGCAGCCGCGGGATGTCGGTGTCCACACCCGTGTCGGGGGTGTCGATGTCGTGGTACGGGCTCTGGTGCAGGGTCCAGACGAGGGTGTTGCACCCGTCGGCCACGGGATGGACGGCCAGCAGCGCGGCGGCCCGGTCGAGGGCGCCCGCCGCCACCGCCACCGCGGGTACGGGGAGGTCTTCGGCTCCGATGCCCACGGAGTGGGGTTCATCCTGCAGGTCGGCCATGGCGTTCGCTCCGGTCTCGGCGGCAGCAGGGAGAGGTGCTGCCACCGTGACACGGGGGAGGCCCGGGACGCCCGGCGGACGCAGCGTTCGAGTGAGACCGCAGGTCACACCCTGTCACCGCATCCGCCGGACCGGCGCGTCCGCTACCGGATCACCGCGTTCGACGGGCCCCGGGACGCCCCGAGATCGCGGGCCACCGACTCCGCGTCGCGCAGCACCCGTACCGCGTTGGACCAGGTCAGCTTGGCCAGATCGGCCCGGGACCAGCCGCGCACGAGCAGCTCGGCGACGAGGTTCGGGTAGCCCGCCACGTCGTCCAGCCCGGACGGGGTGAAGGCCGTGCCGTCGTAGTCCCCGCCGATGCCGATGTGGTCGATGCCCGCCACCTCGCGCATGTGGTCCAGGTGGTCCGCCACCGTGGCGGCCGTGGCCACCGGGCGCGGGCGCTCCGCCTCGAAGGCGCGGTGCAGGGCCATCGCCTCGGGGGTGGTGTCGAGGTGGTGGAATCCGTGCGCCCGCAGGTTCTCGTCCGCGGCCAGGGTCCATTCGACCGCCGCCGGGAGGATGAACTTCGGGACGAAGGTGGCCATCGCCACGCCGCCGTTGCCCGGCAGCAGGGCCAGCACGTCGTCGGGGATGTTGCGCGGGTGGTCGCAGACCGCCCGCGCCGAGGAGTGCGAGAAGACCACGGGCGCGGCCGAGACGGCGATCGCGTCCCGCATCGTCGTCGCGGCGACGTGCGAGAGGTCCACCAGCATGCCGACGCGGTTCATCTCGCGGACGACCTCGCGGCCGAAGTCGGTCAGACCGCCGTGCCGGGGCTCGTCGGTCGCCGAGTCCGCCCAGTCGATCGTGTCGTTGTGCGTGAGCGTCATGTACCGCACGCCCAGCTGGTGCAGGGCGCGCAGGGTGGCGAGCGAGTTGTTGATGGAGTGGCCGCCCTCGGCGCCCATCAGCGAGGCGATCCGCCCGTCGGCGCGGGCCGCCTCCATGTCGTCCGCCGTCAGCGCCCGCACGAGGTCGCCCGGATAGCGGTCGATCAGCTGGGTGACGACGTCGATCTGCTCCAGGGTGGCGCTGACCGCCTCGTCGCCCGCGTAGTCGGAGCGCACGTAGACGGACCAGAACTGCGCCCCCACGCCCCCGGCGCGCAGCCGGGGGATGTCGGTGTGCAGGTGCGCGGACTGGTCGCCCGCGATGTCGCGTTGCGCCAGGTCGTAGCGCACCTGCTCGCGCAGCGCCCAGGGCAGGTCGTTGTGGCCGTCCACGACGGGGTGCTCGGCCAGCAGCTCGCGCGCCTCGTCCAGACGCTGCGCGGCGCTCACTTCCCGAACCCGAAGGACTCCGCGTTCGCGACCTTCGTACGCAGCCGCTTGCCCTTCTCGGTGGCCTGGTCGTTCAGCTCCTGCTGGAAGTCGCGCATCCGGGCCTGCAGCTCGGTGTCGTGCGCGGCCAGCATCCGTACGGCCAGCAGGCCCGCGTTGCGCGCCCCGGCGATGGAGACGGTGGCGACGGGAACGCCGGCGGGCATCTGGACGAT is drawn from Streptomyces sp. NBC_01232 and contains these coding sequences:
- a CDS encoding LCP family protein, which codes for MPQPHRPARPAGPPRPQRARRGAGGRARHRDGRPRWGVRIAAGLSLAVLGSGAVGHAVMTGLDTGIERVDPFKDMKNRPQAGHGLNFLLVGTDGREKISPEEKREYRLGGAPCHCTDTIMLVHLSADKERASVISLPRDSYAEVPAHRDLVSGKTHKAHPVRLNAAYAEGGPNLTVRTVENMTRVKIDHYLEVDFTSFMKTVDAMGGVEICTAKTMRDRNTGLDLLPGSHRLSGGQALQYVRSRHVDGASDLGRMQRQQRFIAALIKQATGGGVLLNPVKFKEVSATLLGSVRADKDFGSEQMLALGQAMRDFTPSSSEFASVPIGSPSFPVKGIGSTVKWDEPKAAKLFEALREDRPLAPARPGRTGGGPPAAVPVDVPPRQVRVQVENGTRIDGLGGRVDAALRATGFDTTRAPGNGASREVRRTVVTYDPRWDRSARSVATALPGSELRAVAGQGRTVVVIAGADYRKVVPVRAEDPYQGAFGVVTGDQVVCGNRGAAEAP
- a CDS encoding acyl-CoA thioesterase, which gives rise to MTQIPGELPGKPTAASRTTLSHIMTANDTNLLGTVHGGVIMKLVDDAAGAVAGRHSGGPAVTASMDEMAFLAPVRVGDLVHVKAQCNWTGRSSMEIGVRVLAERWNESTPATQVGSAYLVFAAVDAEGKPRQVPPVLPETERDERRYQEAQIRRTHRLARRQAIMALREERAAQGFDD
- a CDS encoding LCP family protein; the encoded protein is MNDWPEGRDDAYGRGSAQPQPDGVQRMRHIQRQPQPQQPARPPQPPRPQRPAGPPPTRGVPPQQGGSHDTYGGYDSGYNTGQVYGNPAGGPPGGPGGPGGPSGPGRPGRAPGPAPDWRRRIKVGSIVLVSALLVTSVSTYFWADSKVRREVDLSKVIERPKEGDCTTYLIVGSDSREGMSAEEKKKLHTGSAEGKRTDSMMILAKCSSGNTMISLPRDSDVEIPSFVGSQSGKTFPAQGRRVKLNAAYAEDGPELLVRTVEHNTGLRIDHYAEIGFAGFANIVDALGGVELNIEEGFKDEKSGADFKAGKQTLNGEQSLAFVRTRYAFAESDLQRTKNQQKFLSALASQAATPSTILNPFALYPMLGAGLDTLIVDKDMGLYDMGQMFFAMKGVNGGDGVSMNMPISGQRGGNLVWDKAKVQQLVKQIQNDEKVTVRGN
- a CDS encoding NDP-sugar synthase, whose translation is MTEAILLVGGQGTRLRPVTVNTPKPMVPTAGVPFLAHQIARAAAAGVTHIVMATCYLAEVFEPYFGDGSDFGLSLEYVVEDEPLGTGGAIRNAGARLTGGPDSAVLVFNGDILTGLDIAGLVESHEAADADVSLHLVRVEDPRAFGLVPTDSQGRVLAFTEKPQTPEEIITDQINAGCYVFRRSVIDSIPAGRPVSVERETFPGLLASGARLHGVTENTYWMDLGKPESIIQASADLVRGVVSSPALPGRRGEALVLPGAQVAAGAKLSGGTVVGARARIEAGAVVQGSIVLDDAVIGPDAQVNASLIGAGASIGARTVLEGTVVGDGAAVGADNELRTGARVWCEAQLPAAAIRFSPDA
- a CDS encoding acyl-CoA dehydrogenase family protein gives rise to the protein MAGSADFDLYRPAEEHDMLRESVRSLAEAKILPFAAAVDEESRFPQEALDALVSSDLHAVHVPETYGGAGADALATVIVIEEVARVCASSSLIPAVNKLGSLPVILSGSEELKAKYLGPLAKGDAMFSYALSEPDAGSDAAGMKTRAVRDGDFWVLNGVKRWITNAGVSEYYTVMAVTDPEKRSKGISAFVVEKSDEGVSFGAPEKKLGIKGSPTREVYLDNVRIPADRMIGAEGTGFATAMKTLDHTRITIAAQALGIAQGALDYAKGYVQERKQFGKPIGDFQGVQFMLADMAMKIEAARQLTYSAAARSERVSAGGAHEDLTFFGAAAKCFASDVAMEVTTDAVQLLGGYGYTRDYPVERMMRDAKITQIYEGTNQVQRIVMARNLP
- a CDS encoding UDP-glucose dehydrogenase family protein yields the protein MAPLRITVIGTGYLGATHAAAMAELGFEVLGLDVVPEKIEMLASGRVPMYEPGLEELLAQHVAGLPGSTGRLRFTTSWEEVGAFGDVHFVCVNTPQKHGEYACDMSYVDSAMASLAPHLTRPVLVVGKSTVPVGSAQRLAEKLTELSPAGTDVELAWNPEFLREGFAVQDTLHPDRIVIGVQGERGEKLLREVYETPMSEGTPLVVTDFPTAELVKTAANSFLATKISFINAMAEVCEAAGGDVVKLAEAIGYDERIGAKFLRAGIGFGGGCLPKDIRAFMARAGELGADQALTFLREVDSINMRRRGHMVELAREAVGGSFLGKRVAVLGATFKPDSDDVRDSPALNVAGQIHLQGGQVTVYDPKGMDNARRVFPTLGYADSALAAARGAEVVLHLTEWREFRDLDPAELAGVVTDRLVLDGRNALDPERWRAAGWTYRAMGRPRA
- a CDS encoding membrane dipeptidase, with product MADLQDEPHSVGIGAEDLPVPAVAVAAGALDRAAALLAVHPVADGCNTLVWTLHQSPYHDIDTPDTGVDTDIPRLRAGGVGAQFWSLLVPPGGRAREDAAGEQVLSDTLDQIDTALTLMRRYPDGLCLALSAADMADARNRGRIASFLGPVPGRTLTDSLGALRAFHALGVRTLAPAGAPWALEELTAFGHEVVREANRLAILLDLTGCPPAVARQVAGASKAPVIISNTAAASLNPHPGNATDEVLAELREANGLAMVTFDTARTGDSLHAVADHLDHVRAIAGPHGVGLGAAFGTGPGHPRPTGLTDPSGYPRLIAELLERGWPESEVALLTWGNAQRVVRDAEFTARAAGHRR
- a CDS encoding dipeptidase — encoded protein: MSAAQRLDEARELLAEHPVVDGHNDLPWALREQVRYDLAQRDIAGDQSAHLHTDIPRLRAGGVGAQFWSVYVRSDYAGDEAVSATLEQIDVVTQLIDRYPGDLVRALTADDMEAARADGRIASLMGAEGGHSINNSLATLRALHQLGVRYMTLTHNDTIDWADSATDEPRHGGLTDFGREVVREMNRVGMLVDLSHVAATTMRDAIAVSAAPVVFSHSSARAVCDHPRNIPDDVLALLPGNGGVAMATFVPKFILPAAVEWTLAADENLRAHGFHHLDTTPEAMALHRAFEAERPRPVATAATVADHLDHMREVAGIDHIGIGGDYDGTAFTPSGLDDVAGYPNLVAELLVRGWSRADLAKLTWSNAVRVLRDAESVARDLGASRGPSNAVIR